A region from the Desulfomarina profundi genome encodes:
- a CDS encoding type II secretion system protein, with the protein MRTTGMSSQTHKKKHSILNNNKGFTLIEIAIVLVIIGLILGSVLKGKDLINSSKQKKFYTTFLKTWQLSVASYYDRTGYMLGDGTINGGTAANPDGHFDNISGATFGAANGIDATLKKVGLEVFKGNTANSGQYSFEGAYSGTSTITLYLYYLTSHTDGNAANRLYLTNVPTDLAIALDKIVDGQMNSVTGSFRQYPDNTDATGAWPDASTTRTVNCSLLIDL; encoded by the coding sequence ATGAGAACGACCGGTATGAGCTCACAAACTCACAAAAAAAAACATTCAATTCTAAATAACAACAAAGGCTTCACCCTGATTGAAATAGCTATTGTCCTGGTTATTATAGGCCTGATTCTTGGATCAGTATTGAAGGGAAAAGATCTTATCAACAGTTCAAAACAGAAAAAATTCTATACAACTTTTCTTAAAACATGGCAACTCAGTGTGGCATCATATTATGACAGAACCGGATATATGTTAGGTGATGGTACTATCAACGGAGGAACTGCAGCGAATCCAGACGGACATTTTGACAATATTTCCGGTGCAACTTTTGGTGCAGCCAACGGAATTGATGCCACATTAAAAAAAGTCGGCCTTGAAGTCTTTAAGGGCAACACCGCAAACAGTGGTCAGTACAGTTTTGAAGGCGCTTATAGCGGTACCAGCACAATAACGCTGTACCTATATTACCTGACCAGCCACACTGATGGAAACGCTGCCAATAGATTATATTTGACCAATGTGCCCACAGATCTGGCAATTGCACTGGATAAAATAGTAGACGGACAAATGAATTCCGTAACAGGATCATTCAGGCAATATCCTGACAATACGGATGCCACCGGTGCATGGCCTGATGCAAGTACCACCCGTACAGTTAATTGCTCTTTGTTAATTGATCTTTAG
- a CDS encoding type II secretion system protein, which translates to MYPKQTMSGEEGFSLVELSIVLVIVGLLMTVGIGIMKSVRKTGKIVKEKANITVIKNSLITYAFSHGRLPCPDTDGDGSENCPTSNCANSPCGLPFIDLSISSISKDTWSIPYGYDVTDILTTTNSRNLCSTLYQLENLYSWYGSPSNAACGASNLVCVTDTTDGDDGRIGSPGQGYYLAAYTCSGGEDHVFGAKNGRDGRREYEMSANPFDITVNRDDLTGELSFGEISAKLCNSKNTTIDVTMTGSALVWYSDNEGCKVADGLNAVTVSSGQVIHYNNGTSDGCTGQVGFEDLAKCDVNDSTFAIPNCTTGTPFDGKVILTIP; encoded by the coding sequence ATGTATCCGAAACAAACAATGTCAGGTGAGGAAGGATTCAGCCTGGTTGAGTTAAGTATAGTTCTGGTAATTGTCGGCCTGCTGATGACGGTGGGTATCGGGATAATGAAGAGTGTCAGAAAGACAGGTAAAATAGTCAAAGAAAAGGCAAACATAACGGTAATAAAAAATTCATTAATCACTTATGCCTTCAGTCATGGTAGGCTTCCCTGTCCTGATACAGATGGTGATGGCAGCGAGAACTGTCCGACTTCAAATTGTGCGAATTCTCCCTGTGGGCTTCCTTTTATTGATTTGAGTATCAGCTCTATAAGTAAGGATACCTGGTCCATACCTTATGGGTATGATGTTACGGATATTCTTACGACTACGAATTCCAGGAATCTATGTTCAACTCTTTATCAGCTTGAGAATTTATACAGTTGGTATGGAAGTCCGTCAAATGCTGCCTGTGGAGCAAGTAACCTGGTATGTGTTACAGATACCACGGATGGAGATGATGGACGGATCGGTTCCCCGGGGCAGGGATATTACCTTGCGGCATATACCTGCAGTGGCGGGGAAGATCATGTCTTTGGTGCGAAGAACGGACGTGATGGTCGCAGAGAATATGAAATGTCTGCTAATCCGTTTGATATAACTGTAAATCGTGATGATCTGACGGGTGAACTGAGTTTTGGCGAGATATCCGCAAAACTCTGTAACAGTAAAAATACGACCATAGATGTTACCATGACTGGCAGCGCGTTGGTTTGGTACAGTGATAACGAGGGGTGCAAAGTAGCAGATGGTCTCAACGCAGTTACGGTGTCTTCAGGACAGGTGATTCATTATAATAACGGAACCAGTGATGGGTGTACCGGGCAGGTTGGATTTGAAGATCTTGCCAAATGTGATGTTAACGATAGTACTTTTGCAATTCCAAATTGTACAACCGGAACACCTTTTGATGGAAAAGTGATATTGACGATTCCTTGA
- the serB gene encoding phosphoserine phosphatase SerB has translation MSEIVLINITGRDRKGLDAKFTTILAEYDVSVLDIGQAVIHEHISLGILVEIPVKENFAALYKDILYAGHKMDLSIDIKPVEGEEYEKWVEERGKERRIITLLGKKLTAKQIAGVATVIYENNLNIDSITRLSGRISLVRPQNKQRASIQMAVSGKPNNIKEMRARFMQISQDHGIDISFHMENIYSGNRRLVVFDMDSTLIQAEVIDELAILAGVGDEVTAITESAMQGEIDFQESFRKRVALLKGLKESELEGLAADLPLSEGAELVCRTLKGLGYKLAILSGGFTFVGEYLKEKLGFDYLYANELDVCDGEVTGRVHGEIIDGRKKAILLREIAERENITLEQTIAVGDGANDLPMISSAGLGVAFHAKPIVRERAGNAISTVGLDGLLYLLGVHEREIDPDAIKHL, from the coding sequence ATGAGCGAAATTGTACTGATAAATATCACGGGCAGGGACAGAAAGGGGCTTGATGCAAAATTCACCACAATTCTGGCAGAATATGATGTCAGTGTCCTTGATATAGGCCAGGCGGTTATCCATGAACATATATCTCTTGGTATTCTTGTTGAAATCCCGGTAAAGGAAAATTTTGCAGCTCTTTACAAGGATATCCTCTACGCGGGCCATAAAATGGATCTCTCCATTGATATCAAACCGGTGGAAGGGGAAGAGTATGAAAAATGGGTTGAAGAGCGCGGCAAGGAGAGGCGGATTATTACCCTGCTTGGAAAAAAACTGACGGCAAAGCAGATTGCCGGGGTAGCTACTGTCATTTACGAAAATAATCTTAATATTGACAGCATAACCCGGCTCTCCGGCAGGATCTCCCTGGTCCGGCCCCAAAACAAGCAGAGGGCCAGCATTCAAATGGCTGTGAGTGGAAAACCAAATAATATTAAAGAGATGAGAGCTCGATTTATGCAGATTTCCCAAGATCATGGCATCGATATCTCTTTTCATATGGAAAATATTTACAGTGGCAACCGGCGACTTGTTGTTTTTGATATGGATTCAACATTGATCCAGGCCGAAGTCATTGATGAGCTGGCGATTCTCGCCGGAGTGGGGGATGAGGTAACGGCCATCACCGAATCTGCCATGCAGGGGGAGATTGATTTTCAGGAAAGTTTCAGAAAACGTGTTGCCCTGCTCAAGGGGCTCAAGGAATCGGAACTGGAGGGACTGGCTGCCGACCTGCCGCTTTCCGAAGGTGCGGAGCTGGTCTGCAGAACCTTAAAGGGGCTTGGATATAAACTGGCTATTCTTTCCGGTGGTTTTACTTTTGTAGGCGAATATTTAAAGGAAAAACTGGGTTTTGACTATCTCTATGCCAATGAGCTTGATGTCTGTGATGGAGAGGTTACAGGAAGGGTTCATGGGGAAATTATAGACGGCCGGAAAAAAGCGATCTTGCTCAGGGAGATCGCTGAGCGTGAAAATATTACTTTGGAGCAGACAATTGCCGTGGGAGACGGAGCAAATGACCTGCCCATGATAAGCAGTGCCGGGCTGGGAGTGGCTTTTCATGCCAAACCCATAGTGAGAGAGCGGGCCGGTAACGCGATTTCGACGGTGGGTCTTGACGGGCTGCTCTATCTGCTTGGTGTACATGAAAGGGAAATTGACCCGGATGCGATTAAACATTTATAA
- a CDS encoding BMP family lipoprotein — translation MKRVTILSQALAIACFLLLPVTGALASQSYPFGLLLVGPANDHGWSQAHFEAGRELEKKLPGAKMIYIDKVNPVDRPGITIPMLVDDLVSKGAKLIIGNSDDMKDGMREAAIMHPEINFIHVSGDDVLTGKATPNLSNLMGRMTYGKMMAGFVAAMTSQTGKIGYLGPLINAETRRLTAAAYLGARYAWTQVRKKKASDLKFKVSWIGFWFNIPGVTSDPTLVTNNFIDSGYDVVLSGIDTTEALVVAGQKRKEGKTVWAIPYDYKGACVSAPEACLGVPYFNWIPGYSDMIGKAMGGQWQQQFLWLAPDWRNINNPDTSPVGFMTGKAMSPETKKALVDFQNALGNGSLNLFTGPLNFQDGTTFLKKGEQATDDQVWNLPQLLKGMEGASK, via the coding sequence ATGAAGCGTGTCACCATCCTGTCTCAGGCTCTGGCAATTGCCTGTTTTCTGCTGTTACCTGTTACCGGCGCACTTGCCTCCCAGTCCTATCCCTTCGGCCTGCTGCTGGTCGGTCCAGCCAATGATCACGGCTGGAGCCAGGCCCATTTCGAGGCTGGCAGGGAATTGGAAAAGAAACTACCGGGTGCCAAGATGATCTATATCGACAAGGTCAATCCGGTTGACCGCCCCGGTATCACCATCCCCATGCTGGTTGACGATCTTGTTTCCAAAGGTGCGAAACTGATCATCGGTAATTCTGACGACATGAAGGACGGCATGCGTGAAGCGGCCATCATGCATCCTGAAATCAACTTTATCCATGTCTCAGGTGATGATGTGCTGACCGGCAAAGCAACTCCCAACCTCAGCAACCTGATGGGACGGATGACCTACGGTAAAATGATGGCAGGGTTCGTGGCGGCCATGACCTCACAAACTGGAAAAATCGGCTATCTTGGCCCACTTATCAACGCAGAAACAAGGCGTCTGACCGCGGCAGCCTATCTCGGAGCCCGCTATGCCTGGACACAGGTAAGAAAGAAAAAGGCATCCGATCTGAAATTCAAGGTGTCCTGGATCGGCTTCTGGTTCAATATTCCCGGTGTCACCTCCGATCCTACCCTGGTCACTAATAATTTTATTGATTCCGGCTATGACGTGGTTCTTTCCGGAATTGATACAACCGAGGCCCTGGTTGTGGCCGGACAGAAGAGAAAAGAGGGAAAAACAGTCTGGGCCATCCCATACGATTACAAGGGAGCCTGTGTTTCAGCCCCCGAGGCCTGTCTCGGCGTTCCCTATTTCAACTGGATTCCCGGTTATTCCGACATGATCGGTAAGGCCATGGGCGGCCAGTGGCAGCAGCAGTTTCTCTGGCTTGCACCGGACTGGAGGAATATCAATAACCCTGACACCTCTCCTGTGGGTTTCATGACCGGCAAGGCCATGTCCCCCGAAACAAAAAAGGCCCTGGTCGATTTCCAGAATGCATTGGGTAATGGCAGTCTCAATCTCTTTACCGGACCTCTCAATTTCCAGGACGGCACCACCTTCCTGAAAAAGGGGGAACAGGCCACCGATGACCAGGTCTGGAACCTGCCCCAACTACTGAAGGGCATGGAGGGGGCCTCTAAATAG
- a CDS encoding ATP-binding cassette domain-containing protein, which produces MIELRKISKHFGRVRALDKVSLKIRSGSIHGIIGENGAGKSTLMKILTGFYTRSGGEIILNGKNIELRTPRDARKLGFGMLYQEPLDFLQLSVLDNFMVGSDGFHPEEARHTLRELSRAFGFSLPPDSKLEELTVGERQQLELLRLIRDKANLLILDEPTSGISQKQQDVLFQALHTLREDGLAILLVSHKLDEIEQLCDEVTVLRHGRLAGQQQRPFNREKLLHAMFDTLPEGFVSSTDRGGSRTVLDFTDVTSTTGRSGLQNITLSIQAGEVVGLAGVDGSGQSVFLKTAFGLLSPETGIINRFEEKATLPNRKNYSLTAFLPADRLTEGLFPGMTIREHHILAGSRYRIITGRSGLAETEKAIETYNIKGQPDTVVENLSGGNLQRLLLSLIPGNVRLVLMENPTRGLDVQSSEWTWRFLHSHLRPDTTIIFASPELEEIMEQATRVLVFYNGSIILDSPVDQTSYNEISRAITGQKPS; this is translated from the coding sequence ATGATCGAGCTTAGAAAAATCAGTAAACACTTCGGCAGGGTACGTGCACTGGACAAGGTCTCTCTGAAGATCAGAAGCGGCTCAATTCATGGCATCATCGGTGAAAACGGAGCCGGAAAATCAACCCTGATGAAGATTCTTACCGGTTTCTATACCAGAAGCGGTGGCGAAATAATCCTTAATGGCAAGAACATAGAACTCCGCACTCCCAGGGATGCCCGGAAGTTGGGATTCGGCATGCTTTACCAGGAACCACTTGATTTTCTACAGCTCTCAGTCCTTGATAATTTCATGGTGGGCAGTGACGGGTTTCACCCCGAAGAGGCCCGGCATACCCTCAGAGAACTCAGCAGAGCATTCGGGTTCTCCCTTCCTCCTGACTCAAAACTGGAAGAACTCACGGTTGGAGAACGGCAACAGCTTGAACTTCTACGACTTATCCGGGACAAAGCAAACCTGCTGATTCTGGACGAACCCACGAGCGGGATTTCACAAAAACAACAGGATGTTCTTTTTCAGGCTCTGCACACTCTCAGGGAAGACGGCCTGGCAATCCTCCTTGTTTCCCATAAACTTGATGAAATCGAACAACTCTGCGATGAGGTAACGGTACTCCGCCACGGTAGGTTGGCCGGACAGCAGCAACGCCCCTTTAATCGGGAGAAACTGCTTCACGCCATGTTCGACACCCTGCCCGAGGGATTTGTTTCCAGCACAGACCGGGGAGGAAGTCGGACGGTTCTCGATTTTACAGATGTCACCTCCACTACAGGTCGTTCGGGACTGCAGAACATCACCCTGTCCATTCAGGCTGGAGAAGTAGTCGGTCTGGCGGGAGTGGACGGCAGCGGTCAATCCGTTTTTCTCAAAACCGCCTTCGGCCTGCTTTCTCCCGAAACGGGAATCATCAATCGTTTCGAGGAAAAAGCTACTCTTCCCAACAGGAAGAATTATAGCCTCACGGCCTTTCTTCCCGCCGACAGGTTGACGGAAGGGCTGTTTCCCGGAATGACCATTCGCGAACACCATATCCTTGCAGGCAGCAGATATCGGATCATCACCGGCAGAAGCGGACTTGCTGAAACAGAAAAAGCCATTGAAACCTATAATATCAAAGGTCAGCCTGATACGGTTGTTGAAAACCTCTCAGGAGGAAACCTGCAGCGACTGTTGCTCTCACTCATCCCCGGAAATGTCCGTCTTGTTCTCATGGAAAACCCCACAAGGGGACTGGATGTACAGTCTTCAGAATGGACATGGCGATTTCTGCACAGTCATCTCCGACCCGACACAACCATAATTTTTGCTTCCCCAGAACTTGAGGAGATCATGGAGCAGGCCACCAGGGTTCTTGTTTTTTATAACGGTTCAATTATCCTGGATAGTCCGGTCGATCAGACAAGTTACAACGAGATATCAAGGGCCATTACCGGCCAGAAACCATCATGA
- a CDS encoding ABC transporter permease — MKQPSIRLHSLARKTGRFLSITGLALGAVSLMLVLLGISPATIGITIIRGTLSSWLQFSHVLSVWIPLLLCSCGLLFTFRAGLWNIGIEGQVILGAIGTTLILRQPLSIPPAATISFALFAGFLAGGLWGTFTGILKNRGGVNEIFGGLGLNFVAQGGVLWLILGPWKRAGMASMSGTDLFPRELWIYLPQGWRVPPAMILLGLLAFLVTAFLLGATRFGLRIKAAGINQNGAKLFGIRPELTGLGAMAIGGGLAGLAGSVQVLSVYHRLIPSISSGYGYLGLLVVMLANYRVLPVAPICLFFAVLAAGSIQLPIVLQIDSSLSGVIQGACVLSALLVYGIQQRGKEQ; from the coding sequence ATGAAACAACCATCAATCAGACTTCACTCCCTTGCCAGGAAAACCGGTCGATTTCTCAGCATCACTGGCCTTGCCCTGGGAGCGGTGAGCCTCATGCTTGTATTGCTGGGTATATCCCCCGCCACAATAGGCATTACCATTATCCGGGGAACACTCAGCTCATGGCTGCAGTTCAGCCACGTGCTCTCCGTCTGGATCCCCCTTCTCCTCTGTTCCTGCGGCCTGCTTTTCACCTTCAGAGCCGGCCTCTGGAATATCGGAATTGAGGGGCAGGTCATTCTCGGAGCCATCGGTACAACATTGATCCTGAGACAACCTCTATCCATACCGCCGGCCGCCACAATCAGTTTCGCGCTCTTTGCCGGATTTCTTGCTGGTGGACTCTGGGGAACCTTTACCGGCATCCTGAAAAACAGGGGTGGAGTTAATGAAATCTTTGGTGGTCTTGGTCTTAATTTCGTAGCCCAGGGGGGTGTCCTCTGGCTTATCCTCGGGCCGTGGAAACGTGCGGGAATGGCCTCAATGAGTGGTACTGATCTTTTTCCCAGGGAGCTCTGGATATATCTCCCCCAGGGCTGGCGGGTTCCCCCCGCCATGATCTTACTTGGACTGCTTGCTTTTCTGGTCACTGCCTTTCTCCTCGGGGCGACACGCTTCGGCCTGCGCATCAAGGCAGCCGGTATAAATCAAAATGGAGCAAAATTATTTGGTATCCGACCCGAGCTGACCGGTCTTGGAGCCATGGCTATTGGTGGAGGTCTTGCGGGTCTCGCCGGGTCTGTTCAGGTTCTCTCAGTCTATCATCGGCTCATCCCTTCCATATCCAGCGGTTACGGCTACCTTGGCCTGCTGGTTGTCATGCTCGCCAATTACAGGGTCCTGCCGGTTGCTCCAATCTGCCTGTTTTTTGCGGTACTGGCCGCGGGCTCCATTCAGCTTCCCATTGTTCTGCAGATCGATTCTTCCCTGTCCGGTGTGATACAGGGGGCCTGCGTTCTCAGCGCACTTCTGGTGTATGGCATTCAACAACGGGGGAAAGAGCAATAA
- a CDS encoding ABC transporter permease, with protein MELSLASLTASLIIMAAPLVLAALGETLTEKAGVVNLSLDGTILLSAMTAFVIGSWSGSVLLGFLAAACTGGVSGAILAGISVRLGQSQVAVGFALTFLSRDLAYFLGNPYSRQQGVQLDSFPLPGLANLPFFGKALFSHSPIIYLSLLAIPACYYFLYHTRQGLILRSVGENPEGCWARGINPLRVQTIYTIIGSSIVGLAGGAFSLAVKPGWGHPQGCEGIGWIALALVIFGSWNPFRVAIGAYFFGLLQILGITFQDIFTAVPPQIFQVAPFPLMIFTLVLIHFGTGEKNGQEKTISRIMGFLGGTPPKWLGRNYRQS; from the coding sequence ATGGAACTTTCACTGGCATCCCTTACGGCATCTTTGATTATAATGGCTGCGCCCCTGGTCCTTGCAGCACTGGGAGAAACTCTGACGGAAAAAGCAGGCGTGGTCAATCTCTCTCTAGACGGCACTATCCTGCTCAGTGCCATGACCGCTTTTGTTATCGGTAGCTGGAGCGGCTCAGTTCTGCTCGGTTTTCTGGCTGCTGCCTGTACCGGTGGTGTTTCCGGTGCCATTCTTGCCGGCATCAGCGTCAGACTCGGTCAGTCCCAGGTTGCTGTAGGCTTTGCTCTCACCTTTCTCTCCAGAGACCTCGCCTATTTTCTCGGCAATCCCTATTCCAGACAGCAAGGAGTCCAACTCGACAGCTTTCCTCTTCCCGGTCTGGCAAACCTCCCTTTTTTCGGTAAGGCTCTTTTTTCTCACTCTCCCATAATCTACCTCAGCCTGCTCGCCATCCCTGCCTGTTATTATTTTCTTTACCATACAAGACAGGGACTCATACTTCGAAGCGTGGGTGAGAATCCGGAAGGTTGCTGGGCTCGTGGTATCAATCCCCTGCGGGTGCAGACAATCTACACCATTATCGGCTCCAGCATAGTCGGCCTGGCAGGAGGAGCCTTTTCCCTGGCTGTTAAACCTGGATGGGGGCATCCGCAAGGATGTGAAGGAATAGGCTGGATCGCCCTGGCCCTGGTTATCTTCGGCAGCTGGAATCCTTTCCGGGTTGCCATAGGGGCCTATTTTTTCGGTCTCCTGCAGATACTTGGAATCACTTTCCAGGACATTTTTACAGCTGTCCCTCCACAGATATTCCAGGTGGCACCCTTTCCTCTGATGATTTTCACCCTGGTTCTGATCCATTTTGGAACCGGAGAAAAAAACGGGCAGGAAAAAACCATCAGCCGGATTATGGGATTCCTCGGCGGGACTCCACCAAAATGGCTAGGCAGAAATTACAGGCAATCATGA
- a CDS encoding ABC transporter ATP-binding protein/permease yields MKKNIPITKRPLYYWILNNCYGLQLLLLILILVSLFFRVFPLEMQKRIVNEAISYGDLHALFLYCGLYMGAILLAGLSKYAINMVQVIIGQRILIKLRSELYLHILHLPLRLYRSLRPGSAISAMTAELNAIGLFLGEALAVPLTSILTYVVVLGYMFSLNQLLTLLTIAIYPVEIIVIPLLQKRFNNWNRKRIKTVRAMSDTVNEAINGIVEIQSYNAYDHEKNRLTRLIDKLYRISIKLHLYKFGIKFSGNLFQAIGPFLLFLVGGVLTIRGEFDLGALVAFLSAHEKLYDPWQELRLFYQSYQNAIIRYQQITNLFDYRPALPAPSADADISSDAVCIETNRISYTLPGNITLLHDIDISINKGEHIALIGPSGCGKSTLALVLAGLHCPTKGTVRINGRDLSSCSGDFISENIAMVPQHPFIFSGTIGENILYGLGEPDLQNPLSPEIRTRIRTILHEIGLEKDILWFGMNSILPPGKAHKLKNHFLKMRAIIREKLKQDFQEVVEFYDRNRFLEFATLRDNLIFGESMSGRYSTENLPDSPDFKVLVQEMDLAEDLLRLGAALVRVTLEMIKEIDIDEFFFQNNPIKQEELGHYEDIIRRLDRGLKLTAQEKNRLMVISLRYIPAKHELIALSLELRRKILQARFYFLSEIQHIDTSRCELDGGQVTHNGELRDFSTYCHAAYLYNRNIRTNILLGSAKKTNEDIMQLRDLAWDTFRRHGLLEEIINIGLDFSVGSQGSHLSGGQKQKVAIARALLKDTPIIIMDEATASLDNTSQALIQDYLSSSLRSKKTIIAVIHRLDLTPSYDRILVMDNGTIVEDGDFDSLIEHRGIFYELYHLNQT; encoded by the coding sequence GTGAAAAAAAATATACCCATAACAAAAAGACCGCTCTACTACTGGATACTTAACAATTGTTATGGATTGCAGCTTCTGCTGCTCATCCTGATCCTGGTCAGCCTCTTTTTCAGGGTCTTCCCCCTGGAAATGCAGAAGCGTATAGTCAACGAAGCCATCAGCTACGGCGATCTTCACGCTCTCTTTCTCTATTGCGGCCTCTATATGGGAGCAATTCTTCTGGCCGGACTCAGCAAATACGCCATCAACATGGTACAGGTGATAATCGGCCAGAGGATTCTGATCAAACTGCGTTCCGAACTGTATCTTCATATCCTCCACCTGCCCCTCAGGCTCTACCGCAGCCTGCGACCCGGTTCGGCCATTTCCGCCATGACGGCAGAGCTCAATGCCATCGGATTGTTTCTTGGAGAGGCTCTGGCCGTGCCCCTTACCTCCATACTCACCTATGTCGTGGTTTTGGGATATATGTTTTCCCTAAACCAACTGCTGACTTTGCTGACAATAGCTATCTACCCTGTGGAGATTATTGTCATTCCTCTGTTACAGAAACGATTCAACAACTGGAACAGGAAAAGGATAAAAACAGTTCGGGCCATGAGTGACACAGTCAATGAGGCCATTAACGGCATCGTCGAAATCCAGTCCTACAACGCTTACGACCATGAAAAAAACCGCCTTACCCGATTAATAGACAAACTCTACCGGATTTCCATCAAGCTTCATCTTTATAAATTCGGTATCAAGTTCTCTGGAAATCTGTTCCAGGCTATTGGACCCTTTCTTCTCTTTCTGGTGGGGGGAGTCCTGACAATCCGGGGTGAATTTGACCTGGGCGCCCTGGTAGCCTTTCTGTCTGCCCATGAAAAACTGTACGATCCCTGGCAGGAGCTTCGCCTTTTTTATCAGTCCTATCAAAATGCCATAATCCGCTACCAACAGATTACAAACCTGTTCGATTACAGGCCTGCACTGCCTGCACCATCAGCAGATGCAGACATTTCTTCAGACGCTGTCTGCATTGAAACAAACCGTATTTCTTATACCCTCCCAGGAAACATAACACTCCTTCACGATATTGATATTTCGATAAATAAAGGAGAACATATTGCCCTTATAGGACCCTCCGGATGCGGCAAGTCAACCCTCGCCCTGGTACTGGCAGGTCTCCATTGCCCCACAAAGGGAACAGTCCGGATCAATGGTCGTGACCTGAGCAGTTGCAGCGGTGATTTCATCAGCGAAAACATTGCCATGGTCCCACAACATCCTTTTATCTTTTCAGGAACTATAGGAGAAAACATCCTCTACGGTCTTGGAGAACCGGACCTGCAGAACCCTCTTTCTCCTGAAATCCGGACCCGTATCCGAACCATACTCCACGAAATCGGTCTGGAAAAAGACATTCTCTGGTTCGGTATGAATTCCATCCTCCCCCCGGGAAAGGCCCATAAACTGAAAAATCACTTTCTGAAAATGCGTGCCATTATCCGGGAGAAACTGAAACAGGATTTCCAGGAGGTTGTGGAATTTTACGATCGCAATCGATTTCTGGAATTTGCAACTCTGCGGGACAACCTTATCTTCGGAGAATCCATGAGCGGCAGATACAGTACGGAAAATCTGCCTGACAGCCCTGATTTCAAGGTACTTGTTCAGGAAATGGATCTGGCGGAAGATCTTCTCAGGCTGGGTGCCGCCCTGGTCCGGGTAACCCTGGAAATGATCAAGGAAATTGATATCGATGAATTCTTTTTTCAAAATAACCCCATAAAACAGGAAGAGCTTGGTCACTACGAAGATATAATCAGACGTCTGGACAGGGGGTTAAAACTGACTGCCCAGGAAAAAAACAGGTTGATGGTAATCTCCCTGCGGTATATCCCTGCCAAACATGAGCTGATTGCCCTGAGCCTGGAATTAAGGCGAAAAATCCTCCAGGCCCGCTTCTATTTCCTCTCTGAAATACAGCATATCGACACCTCACGGTGCGAGCTGGACGGGGGCCAGGTTACCCATAACGGAGAATTGAGAGATTTCAGTACCTACTGCCATGCCGCCTACCTGTACAACCGGAATATCCGCACCAATATTCTCCTTGGTTCCGCCAAAAAAACCAATGAAGATATCATGCAACTCCGCGATCTTGCCTGGGATACCTTTCGCCGGCATGGGTTGTTGGAAGAAATTATCAATATCGGTCTCGATTTCTCTGTGGGCAGCCAGGGCAGCCATCTTTCCGGTGGGCAGAAGCAGAAAGTTGCCATTGCCCGAGCCCTGCTGAAAGACACCCCGATCATCATAATGGATGAAGCAACAGCCAGCCTTGATAACACCTCACAGGCCCTTATCCAGGACTATTTATCTTCATCCTTAAGGTCTAAGAAAACCATTATCGCTGTCATTCACAGGCTCGACCTCACTCCATCCTATGACCGGATTCTTGTGATGGATAACGGCACCATCGTTGAAGACGGAGATTTTGATTCTCTAATTGAACACCGGGGTATTTTTTACGAACTCTACCATCTCAATCAAACCTGA